Proteins co-encoded in one Pan paniscus chromosome 23, NHGRI_mPanPan1-v2.0_pri, whole genome shotgun sequence genomic window:
- the MIEF1 gene encoding mitochondrial dynamics protein MIEF1, with amino-acid sequence MAGAGERKGKKDDNGIGTAIDFVLSNARLVLGVGGAAMLGIATLAVKRMYDRAISAPTSPTRLSHSGKRSWEEPNWMGSPRLLNRDMKTGLSRSLQTLPTDSSAFDTDTFCLPRPKPVARKGQVDLKKSRLRMSLQEKLLTYYRNRAAIPAGEQARAKQAAVDICAELRSFLRAKLPDMPLRDMYLSGSLYDDLQVVTADHIQLIVPLVLEQNLWSCIPGEDTIMNVPGFFLVRRENPEYFPRGSSYWDRCVVGGYLSPKTVADTFEKVVAGSINWPAIGSLLDYVIRPAPPPEALTLEVQYERDKHLFIDFLPSVALGDTVLVAKPHRLAQYDNLWRLSLRPAETARLRALDQADSGCRSLCLKILKAICKSTPALGHLTASQLTNVILHLAQEEADWSPDMLADRFLQALRGLISYLEAGVLPSALNPKVNLFAELTPEEIDELGYTLYCSLSEPEVLLQT; translated from the exons ATGGCAGGCGCTGGTGAGCGCAAAGGCAAGAAGGATGACAATGGCATTGGCACGGCCATTGACTTTGTGCTCTCCAATGCCCGGCTGGTGCTGGGGGTGGGTGGAGCGGCCATGCTGGGCATCGCCACGCTGGCAGTTAAGCGG ATGTACGATCGGGCGATCAGTGCCCCTACCAGCCCCACCCGCCTGAGCCATTCGGGGAAAAGGAGCTGGGAAGAACCCAACTGGATGGGCTCCCCCCGACTGCTGAACAGGGACATGAAGACGGGCCTGAGCCGGTCCTTGCAGACCCTTCCCACAGACTCCTCTGCCTTCGACACAG ATACATTCTGCCTGCCCCGGCCCAAGCCAGTGGCCAGGAAGGGCCAGGTAGACTTGAAGAAGTCACGACTCCGCATGTCCCTGCAGGAGAAACTTCTTACTTACTACCGGAACCGGGCAGCCATCCCTGCTGGAGAGCAGGCTCGGGCCAAGCAAGCTGCTGTGGACATATGTGCCGAGCTCCGGAGCTTCCTGCGGGCCAAGTTGCCTGACATGCCGCTTCGGGACATGTACTTGAGTGGCAGCCTCTATGATGACCTGCAG GTGGTGACAGCTGACCACATCCAACTCATTGTGCCCCTTGTGCTGGAGCAGAACCTGTGGTCATGTATTCCTGGTGAAGACACCATCATGAATGTCCCTGGCTTCTTCCTGGTGCGTCGTGAGAATCCAGAGTACTTTCCTCGTGGGAGCAGTTACTGGGACCGCTGTGTAGTAGGGGGCTACCTCTCTCCAAAGACAGTCGCAGATACATTTGAGAAGGTAGTGGCTGGCTCCATCAATTGGCCAGCCATAGGGTCCCTCTTGGACTATGTGATCCGCCCGGCCCCACCCCCAGAAGCCCTCACACTGGAGGTGCAGTATGAGCGTGACAAACATCTCTTCATTGACTTCCTGCCATCAGTGGCCCTAGGTGACACAGTCTTGGTGGCCAAACCACACCGGCTAGCCCAGTATGACAACCTGTGGCGGCTGAGCCTGCGTCCCGCGGAGACGGCACGCCTGCGGGCTCTGGACCAGGCTGACTCGGGCTGCCGATCTCTGTGCCTCAAGATCCTCAAGGCCATATGCAAGTCCACCCCGGCTCTGGGCCACCTCACTGCCAGCCAGCTAACCAATGTCATCCTCCACTTGGCCCAGGAGGAGGCTGACTGGTCTCCGGATATGCTGGCCGACCGTTTCCTGCAGGCCTTGAGGGGACTTATCAGCTACTTAGAGGCTGGAGTCCTGCCCAGTGCCCTAAACCCCAAGGTGAACTTATTTGCAGAGCTCACCCCTGAAGAAATAGACGAATTAGGATACACTCTGTATTGCTCATTGTCTGAGCCAGAGGTGCTGCTGCAGACGTAG